ttttgaaaattattttgactttttttgtaatttttgttgagagagaccgatttgctcattttcaaagtTGACAGGGACCAAAAGAATATTTCTACCAATCTATTATTCGAATTACTCGAATTGTGAAATCCAACTCAACTCGAAACTcaaatcgagttatttgagttgactcaaataatttgaataactcgaataactcaaaattcagaaattttttcgaatcgaatcgagttttgctcacccctagtgaAACCCCTCAAAAAAGGTTGTTACTTTATTATGGTTGATCgttaactttaacggtcaaATGGGCtttaattgattgtaattttAACGTGTAAGGGCTCAACTGAGTGTAAAAAATTATagaggcttaattgattttttttttttgaaaagttcagGAGTTGAAAAGACCTTTAgctaatttttatgattttctataatttttttattatttttattatttttttaattatttttaatataaaatatcaatttttgtCTCCTGGCACAATCTTAACATGCCAAGTGGTGAAGCCATCCTAAAAAAGGGTTGTCGTTACTTTTGTAATGGTTGACCCTTAACTTTAACGGttaaaggatttaattaattatatttttaacatttaaggACTCAATTGagtataaaaaatgtataagtacttaatcaattttttgaagtttagaGACCCTTTAACCTTCTTAAAACAATTATTGATACAatgctattattttaatatcatttcaaaGCTTAATATTGATGTCAATATTACTAATAAAAAAAGCAGATTTTAATTGGTTggacaaataaaaataaatgcgACTAGGTgctcattttgtaatttttttataattaaacgactaaaaagtatttttttttaaaatttaaacataattagatgacctaaaatgtaatttacccataactaaaaacatgttttattgAATAgccaaactagaaaaatatgacttaatttttaaaataatcttcatattttccagaaaatgaaaaataaaacatattcatgAAAACAATTTATTGTAAACAAAGATCCTTAAATTGATGCTCTTTTCCACTCATAGCTCATTCGATGCATTAGTATATACTAGCGACATACATTAACCTATATTCTTACGCAACAATTTATTTATGCCATTGGCACCTTTTGTTGTGCTAATCACTTTTTACCATCAAACAAGAAAACATGGTCCAATTATTGCACATTGCTAAAACAAGCATTcaagaattgaaggaaaaaatatatatgtatatattatgtatattttacattaaaagGGTAATTAAACTGGCTAACCATCAATTCCCGCTAGGAAATAACGGTCCCAAACTTTGTCAATTATTCTTAAACTATAAGTAACAAATGGCAGTGTTTGCAACAAACGtgaaaaaccataaaaaataacacataAAACGGGGGCGGACATTCATAAAATCCAAAAGGGTTGTAAGACTGCCAACTCAGTCATGTCACACCTATGCCTGCAATTTGTGTTACACATATCAGCAATAGAAGATAGGAGAAAGTGAAGAAGCCTAAAAGGGCAGAATGTGAAACTTCAGGTTTAACTATATAATTAGAGTTATCTGTATCAACTTACCTTGTTTGCAATGTTGTTTGAGAGCCAGTCCAGCCCCTCGTACAGTCCTTCACCGGAAGTAGCACATGTGCTCTGGATATACCTGCAACATGTATTATATAGAAGGTGAAATACAGATCCACATATACAGAGGGTCAGGCACATGAATGGTGGAGGAGAGATTGCTTCATCTTACCAATGGCGCTGGCGGAGTGAATGAAGGCCAAGCTTGTCAGTAATCTCAGCAGCATTCATAGCATTTGGAAGATCTTGCTTGTTTGCGAATACTAGCAGCACAGCATCCCTCAGCTCATCCTGGCAAtgcacataaaataaaatattgttagaTTTCACCACGAAATTGTGTCCATAGTGCAACTGCAACCATTTCAGAACATGCTCATTGGAAACAGTGAGCCAGTATAAAGGAAGCTTAATTGACCTCATTCAACATCCTGTGCAACTCATCTCTAGCTTCAACCACACGATCACGATCGTTGCTATCAACCACAAAAATAAGTCCTTGGGTGTTTTGGAAGTAGTGTCTCCACAATGGTCGGATCTATATAGAAAATCAAAGCAAATAAgcaaattgaatagttgagacAAACAAAAACCATAAAATCTTTTTCTGTATTCTAAAAGAGGCAACAAGATCAAAGATATACTCAAAACATAAGGTCCAACTTTGACCAGTAACCATCAAATCTTGCATAAACCTAATGGACACCAGGCACTTCTTCTCTCTTTCCATGGAATTAAATGTTCAAGCTGAGTTACATGGCCTCATAGTATCAGATACACGTGTCCAACATGGGCAtgctcaaatttttttaaaaacaattacacATATTTGAAGGATCATATCATTGTGGAATACGTGTCGCTCAGAGGAGCTGGGAATAAGCACTTAAGGAAAAAATCTGGATAACATAGCATCCCGGATATCAAGATGCTTAATATCTTACAGAATATATGAAACCAGAACAATACCATCCATAACCTTTCCGTTTCACATGCAAGAGCTAAGAATTTACCGGAAGAACATAATAAAAGACACCCTCAAATTTCATTCCATGCAACGTTACAGTTAATGGTAACAATGTTCGAATAGAAACTGAATCTAGTTACCTTGTCCTGGCCACCAACATCCCAAACAGTAAAGCTGATGTTCTTGTATTCAACGGTCTCAACATTGAAACCTACAATATTACAACATATCATAATTCTCCATATCCTCCTTGAAAGAAACTTATTTGAACAACAAAAACTAgacttttttagttaaaaagaGACTTACCGATGGTGGGAATGGTAGTGACAATCTCTCCCAACTTAAGCTTGTAAAGAATGGTAGTTTTACCCGCAGCATCAAGCCCAACCATGAGTATACGCATCTCCTTCTTGGCGAAAAGCCGGCTAAATAGCTTTGTGAAAGACAGCCCCATTTTTCACGTCTGTCAACCAACAAAACACCAAAATCCACCACATATCAGTTTCCAGAACCATCAGtttaatttgaaagaaaaataaatagcaTTTATTCAAGATCAAAGAAGAACCAAATCcaatggtaaaatttcaaaacaagaaCATAATATCGTTGGTTCGAATTGAACCCAGATCAACACAACCTAAATCCAATCAATTACGACATAAATTCAAATCGAAAAATCCAGATCGGAACAAGTTAACGAACTCACGAGGCTTCGAAGACACAGATCAGATAAAACTACGcaagaaatttgaaaattcaatagATCGAagacaatttataaaacaagattgaagtcaaaatttaaaagggaAAAGGCAGATCGAGAGAGAGATAAGCTAAATTAGAGCAAAATaaagttagaaataaaaatctttattgGTTCTGAGAGGAGAGAGAGGCTTACCTGAGAGAAACGCGGGCTATAATTAAGCGGAATCGAACGAAGGAGAGAAGCCAAGATCTACTCTTTTCTCTCAAAATCAAAGGAACTGTCCTCCAGCGTTTCAAACAGACCTTTGGGTATTCATAgatccaaaatcaaaatatgatTGTAGTTTCACGGAATTCTTTTCGGtctaatttcattaaacatcCTCAACCtctaatctaaattttaaattgatctcAAACTTCAAATCGTTTTAATTAATTCCTCGTGATAAAAGAATAAGGTTATTGTGACTTTAAATGtcattgtatttaaaatatacagTGTGTATCTATTACATGAACAGATTGGATATGAtgtgttaaaaaacattttcctaaattttattgacaatgtactatttttaacatatcaaaTCCAAGTCATCAATATAATAAGTTTTTACATGTTTacaatttgatatatatttcaaatatgctTCAAAGTAGAACCAAGTTGATATTTAATGCTCATACTTTATAAACTCAACTAGatcaatttagaatttaaagaccaatttaaaatgttaaatataattgaagtacttttgatgaaattaatcctatatttttaaaaagttgtaACTTTTAGTTAGCTTCGTATCTTTTGACAATGTTTCTTTTTATTGAAAAGAGAATAAGTATAAATTACTTTGGCACTTGTCATAATGTTCCTACACCATTAGCATCTTGTAACAACAAACAAGTAACATCTTGAGGAGGATCAGTCAACAAGCTCATACCAAGCTGGCAATCTATCTACTATGCGATTACCTTCCCGATAAACATGCACCACACGAATGTCCTAATCTCAGCGAAGCATGCCCTTGATTGATCGTACCATTGCATTATAAGATGCATCAACTGCTTGGTTTTTCACTATGTGAACATTAGCCAGACTATATATTTCGATTAATACCTTTCGCAGCCCCATATCCCAAGTACAACACAACCTGTCATTGAGGCTGTGTATGGATTACAGGCAACTTAACCAACTTACCATCAAAGAAAAATACCACATCCCTGTCATTGAGGAGCTTCTTAATGAATTGGGGCAAGCCAATTACTTCTCAAAGCTGGATTTGAGGTCTGGCTACCACTAGATCTGTATGTGGGATAGGACATACACAAGACAACTTTCAAAACTCATAAGGGCCACTATGAGTTCTTGGTCATGCCATTTAGCCTGACTAATGGTCTCTTGAGCTTCCAGGCATTTATGAATGTTGTCTTTAAAAGGCTCCTTAAGAAGTTAGTGGTGGTGTTTTTCGGTGACATTTTAGTTTACTCCACTAGCTGGTCTGAGCAATTGGCACATTTTAAAGAGGTTCTGCAACTCTTAATGGACAACAGACTGTTTTCCAAGAAGAGTAAGTGCATTTTTGGCATTACTCAAATTGAGTACTTAGGCCATATCTTTTCTAAGGGTTTAGTGGCCATGGATGCTACAAAAATAGAAGGGGTTCTCAATTGGCCTACACCTCAATCTGTCAAAGATTTGAAGGGTTTTTTAAAGTTACCTTGATACTAAAAGAGGTTCATAAGACACTATGGACTTATGGCCAAACCCTTAACTACACTTTTGAAGAAAAATGTACAGTAGAAATGGATTGATACAGCTCAGAAAGCTTTCCAACAACTTAAGCAAACAGCTTACCAGGCACTAGTGTTAGCCTTACCTAACTTCCAGGTTGAGATTTGAATTGATACAAGTGTATGTGGCTAAGGTTTGGGGGCAGTCTTGTAGGAGAAGAGGAAGCCAATAACCTTTTTCAGTAAAGGGCTAAGGGTAAAAGATTAGGCTTTTTCAATTTATGACAAGGAAATGCTAGTAGTGTTGCTGGCAATGAAAAAATGGCATCCATACCTAGTTGGGAGGCGTTTCTAGATAAGGACAAATCACTAAAGTTTGAGGTTTTTATCTGACAGATAGACTATCACCCTTTGTCAGAAGAAATGGGTGATTAAGATGATAGGGTATGACTATGTCATTACAGGAAAGGCACTCAAAATATTGTAGTTGATGCCTTGTCAAGAAAGCCTCATTTGTAGGAAGGTCAGTTCTTCCAATATGCAGGCAACATTTCCTAGTCTGACATATGGATTAGAATAATGGATTTATGCTTAATTGACACTAAGTTGCAGCAACTCTGTTAAGACATTCAATAACAACCTTAGTTTCATTCCAAATACTCCTTAGATGGCAAGgtaatatgtaacacccctaactcgtatccatcaccggaatagggttatagagtattatcGTAAAAACGTAACTTAAAATCATCCATTTcaaaa
The Gossypium raimondii isolate GPD5lz chromosome 8, ASM2569854v1, whole genome shotgun sequence DNA segment above includes these coding regions:
- the LOC105791480 gene encoding ADP-ribosylation factor, with the translated sequence MGLSFTKLFSRLFAKKEMRILMVGLDAAGKTTILYKLKLGEIVTTIPTIGFNVETVEYKNISFTVWDVGGQDKIRPLWRHYFQNTQGLIFVVDSNDRDRVVEARDELHRMLNEDELRDAVLLVFANKQDLPNAMNAAEITDKLGLHSLRQRHWYIQSTCATSGEGLYEGLDWLSNNIANKA